A stretch of the Bacillus licheniformis DSM 13 = ATCC 14580 genome encodes the following:
- a CDS encoding choline esterase, translating to MKTYDAFPEPIGGYTVGRTQMDFEYTASDHSKRELTAFVYYPSDSSEGKTTSTYMFPEVYEMFNEQPLVTALKDVFSIDIKTQCYDDLALSGKEKRYPVLFYVCGGGGSPEWGTVICTDLASMGYVVVSIGHQNSTMYKRKDGRLFNVSKDFSDVIMAFSEDPEMLALAGKMEMRPDDETAIEMCHNVLTLPILAKLTEYSELQAEDVRYVADYLYKLDSGELNSIFKGRLLLDIGMGIVGHSYGGPTTAIVCRDDDRFACGIGLDSGAFGLLDSDLKKPFLLLFCEPNYNMNAIIGANNSMETYYFSVDRVAHLDYCDIVFTSVNEELRGERDAMEMRNLVTDYTKNFFDHYILLKAASVESLAYDGVDLIKKTSNK from the coding sequence ATGAAAACTTATGACGCATTTCCAGAACCAATTGGCGGCTATACTGTCGGTCGAACCCAGATGGATTTTGAGTACACGGCATCAGATCACTCAAAAAGAGAACTGACGGCGTTTGTGTACTATCCGTCCGACAGTAGCGAAGGTAAGACTACATCAACGTACATGTTTCCTGAAGTCTACGAGATGTTTAATGAGCAGCCACTTGTCACTGCGTTGAAGGATGTTTTCTCTATAGATATCAAGACCCAGTGTTACGACGACCTTGCTCTCTCCGGGAAGGAAAAGCGCTATCCGGTATTATTCTATGTTTGCGGCGGGGGCGGTTCTCCAGAATGGGGTACAGTGATCTGTACAGACTTGGCAAGCATGGGATATGTTGTGGTAAGCATCGGCCATCAGAATAGCACGATGTATAAGCGTAAAGATGGGCGCCTGTTTAATGTATCAAAGGATTTTTCGGATGTCATTATGGCGTTTTCTGAAGATCCGGAGATGCTGGCGTTGGCTGGTAAGATGGAGATGCGGCCTGACGATGAAACTGCCATTGAGATGTGCCATAACGTGCTTACACTGCCGATACTTGCCAAGTTAACAGAGTATAGTGAGTTACAGGCAGAAGATGTAAGGTATGTAGCCGATTATCTTTACAAACTGGACTCTGGAGAACTGAATTCCATCTTTAAGGGCAGATTGTTGCTTGACATCGGCATGGGCATAGTCGGACATTCTTATGGAGGGCCTACGACGGCGATTGTTTGCCGGGACGACGACCGGTTCGCCTGCGGGATTGGCTTGGATAGCGGTGCGTTCGGCCTTCTCGACAGCGACCTTAAGAAACCCTTCTTGCTACTGTTTTGTGAACCTAACTATAACATGAATGCGATAATTGGCGCTAACAATAGCATGGAAACCTATTATTTCTCTGTTGATCGTGTTGCGCATTTAGATTACTGCGACATCGTGTTTACCAGTGTTAATGAGGAACTCAGAGGTGAACGGGATGCTATGGAGATGCGAAATCTTGTTACAGACTATACGAAGAACTTTTTTGATCATTACATACTGCTGAAGGCTGCAAGTGTGGAAAGTCTGGCATACGATGGCGTGGACTTGATCAAGAAGACCAGCAACAAGTGA
- a CDS encoding NAD(P)/FAD-dependent oxidoreductase: MKKQLLDVAIIGGGPAGLNAALVLGRARKNVAVIDAGRPRNAVTRKAHGFLTRDGISPSEFRQIAKEQISAYPSVSFIADKAVSITKTGGHFQMTTAQGNTFASKKVLFAVGMKDQPLDIPGLAEVYGKSAFVCPYCDGWELRDKPLVIITKGDEAIHFASLISGWTNRFTICTNGPHQLTDEQCEELSRHRVPVFEAPIRCIDSDDGIVQQVVLEDGTTIPCKGIFFKTELVTGSDLPRAIGCDITESGTVVVDNFGKTNIPGIYSAGDAATKLHQAVVAASMGAMAAAAINNELNLEAWEQNG; this comes from the coding sequence ATGAAAAAACAACTTCTCGATGTAGCGATTATTGGGGGAGGTCCAGCAGGGTTGAATGCCGCCCTTGTTCTTGGGCGTGCGAGGAAAAATGTGGCGGTGATCGATGCAGGCCGGCCACGCAACGCCGTTACTCGCAAAGCTCACGGATTTCTTACCCGTGACGGAATAAGCCCAAGTGAATTTCGGCAAATTGCAAAGGAACAGATCAGTGCATATCCCTCCGTGTCTTTTATAGCGGATAAAGCTGTGTCGATTACAAAAACCGGCGGTCATTTTCAAATGACAACTGCGCAAGGAAACACTTTTGCAAGCAAGAAAGTGCTGTTTGCCGTCGGAATGAAGGATCAGCCGCTAGATATTCCAGGGCTGGCAGAGGTTTATGGGAAGAGCGCCTTCGTCTGCCCGTACTGTGATGGCTGGGAATTAAGGGATAAGCCTCTAGTGATCATTACCAAGGGGGACGAGGCCATTCACTTCGCTTCTCTCATATCAGGATGGACGAACCGTTTTACGATTTGCACGAACGGCCCCCATCAACTGACGGACGAGCAGTGCGAGGAGCTCAGCAGGCATCGCGTCCCTGTATTCGAAGCGCCGATTCGATGCATCGACTCAGACGACGGGATCGTGCAACAAGTCGTTCTCGAAGACGGGACGACAATTCCATGTAAGGGAATCTTTTTTAAAACGGAACTTGTGACAGGATCGGATTTACCGCGAGCCATAGGATGCGACATCACAGAATCGGGAACGGTCGTCGTTGATAACTTTGGGAAAACGAATATACCGGGCATCTATAGTGCAGGCGATGCAGCTACGAAATTGCATCAAGCCGTTGTCGCCGCCTCGATGGGTGCTATGGCCGCCGCGGCCATAAACAATGAACTGAATTTGGAGGCTTGGGAGCAAAACGGATGA
- a CDS encoding class I SAM-dependent methyltransferase codes for MINEFFKETVWEEAWKEDQQTAVNKMKKAGMDKVHHFDLRAKSFNEQAFNEEGRKRTKRIMKWLEGQGVTFKDTSILDIGAASGGFTVPFAERGAEVTAVEPSLPLVELMKENITGITNGKVKIVAEPFEDIDIQAKGWGNAFDFVFVSMCPAIADWESVKRVLSCARQFCYISLSAGSREHSLLNEIWPLVSDQPLKNEHSEMAYLLHLLFLKGYTYESLVTREMKTREVSRETALNEVMDMLRMFGLPADDRNRKITAAYLERTYPNDKVEIRQGGRFGKVLIRLQNQNMYMNS; via the coding sequence TTGATAAACGAATTTTTTAAAGAAACCGTTTGGGAAGAAGCTTGGAAGGAAGATCAGCAGACAGCGGTTAACAAAATGAAAAAAGCCGGAATGGATAAAGTACACCATTTTGACCTTAGAGCAAAGTCATTCAATGAGCAAGCGTTTAACGAAGAAGGGAGGAAAAGGACAAAACGGATTATGAAATGGCTGGAAGGGCAGGGGGTGACATTTAAAGATACCTCTATTTTAGATATTGGAGCAGCCTCGGGCGGATTTACAGTGCCATTTGCAGAGAGAGGGGCCGAAGTTACCGCCGTGGAGCCTAGTCTTCCTTTAGTCGAGCTGATGAAAGAAAATATAACAGGAATAACAAACGGGAAGGTTAAGATTGTAGCTGAGCCTTTCGAAGACATAGATATCCAAGCAAAGGGATGGGGAAATGCTTTTGATTTTGTATTTGTCTCCATGTGCCCGGCTATTGCTGATTGGGAGAGCGTAAAGAGGGTGCTGAGCTGCGCACGGCAGTTTTGCTATATCAGTCTGTCAGCCGGCTCTCGGGAGCACAGTCTTCTGAATGAGATTTGGCCGCTGGTTTCAGATCAGCCCCTTAAAAATGAACATTCGGAGATGGCCTATTTGCTCCATTTATTGTTTCTAAAAGGTTATACCTATGAATCACTCGTAACCCGGGAAATGAAAACGAGGGAGGTATCCAGGGAAACGGCGCTCAATGAGGTTATGGACATGTTGAGAATGTTTGGTTTGCCTGCGGACGATCGCAACCGGAAAATCACCGCCGCTTATTTGGAACGGACTTATCCAAACGACAAGGTGGAAATCCGACAGGGCGGCCGTTTTGGAAAAGTTCTGATCCGATTACAGAATCAGAACATGTACATGAATTCATGA
- a CDS encoding Rrf2 family transcriptional regulator produces MKYSKATNYALHTMLFLAAGAPNTFVGVQQLAERQEVSPTYLSKILTKLAKAGMIESASGANGGYRLKRNWEDISFLDIIHAIEGTASLFDCNLNHGSECVIQKVMVSAEDEMENYLRQQKISDLAKKITVEL; encoded by the coding sequence ATGAAGTATTCGAAAGCAACGAACTATGCCCTTCACACTATGCTCTTTCTTGCAGCAGGCGCCCCAAATACATTTGTCGGTGTACAGCAGTTGGCAGAACGGCAAGAGGTATCGCCCACGTATTTATCGAAAATTTTAACGAAGCTGGCCAAGGCGGGAATGATTGAATCCGCTTCAGGCGCCAATGGCGGATATAGGCTAAAGCGGAATTGGGAAGACATTTCGTTTCTTGATATTATTCACGCAATTGAAGGTACAGCCTCCTTGTTCGATTGCAACTTGAACCATGGATCAGAATGTGTGATTCAGAAGGTGATGGTATCTGCAGAAGATGAAATGGAGAATTATTTGAGACAACAAAAAATATCTGACCTTGCCAAAAAAATAACTGTTGAGTTGTGA
- a CDS encoding right-handed parallel beta-helix repeat-containing protein: MRKWYFILSACILVSVIIAFAYDKTGAKEAEPANSLYVSPDGNDQNEGTKEKPFRTLKQAAKKAVPGTTVMIREGTYHETLDVRESGSAEKPITFQNYENEKVVISGESVKDAEYETPLIQIHNQQYITISGLTIQDLSVSSEEATAMGIYVSGSSSHITIKNNHVRDIKTTADDGNAHGIAVYGSGSMKDIKIEDNTVEKLTLGASEAVVLNGNIDGFTVRGNVVRDNNNIGIDLIGYEGTAAQNDFVRNGIVENNTVYDNSTYGNPAYGDDYSAGGIYVDGGQSIDIKENTVYGNDIGIEATSEHKGKYADDIQITDNKVYENAYTGISIGGYDQKRGGTSHSVIAHNIIYRNDTKGLDGGQLLLQYDTKNNTIEKNIITASDSRIFIANDFTKNEGNKVNHNVYHKESGKDGLWIWKQNEYDSFSPYQNATNQDQDSIYADPMYRDESSHDFTLDPDSPAWSVIE; this comes from the coding sequence ATGAGAAAATGGTATTTTATTTTATCAGCGTGTATTTTAGTTTCTGTTATCATCGCTTTTGCTTACGATAAGACCGGAGCAAAAGAAGCAGAACCGGCTAACAGCTTGTATGTTTCCCCCGATGGAAATGATCAAAATGAAGGAACGAAAGAAAAGCCGTTTCGAACTCTGAAACAGGCAGCAAAAAAGGCTGTCCCCGGCACAACTGTCATGATTCGGGAAGGCACGTATCATGAAACGCTTGATGTGAGAGAGAGCGGGTCGGCTGAAAAGCCTATCACATTTCAAAACTATGAGAATGAAAAAGTCGTCATCAGCGGAGAATCTGTTAAGGACGCGGAATATGAAACACCGCTCATTCAGATTCACAATCAACAGTACATCACAATCAGCGGACTGACGATTCAAGACCTTTCCGTTTCATCAGAAGAAGCAACAGCCATGGGAATTTATGTGTCAGGCTCCAGCAGTCATATTACCATCAAAAACAATCACGTCCGGGATATAAAAACAACAGCGGATGATGGCAATGCCCACGGGATTGCCGTTTATGGCTCCGGCAGCATGAAAGACATTAAGATCGAGGACAATACGGTTGAAAAGCTGACACTCGGAGCGAGTGAAGCGGTTGTGCTGAACGGAAACATTGACGGTTTCACGGTGAGAGGCAATGTGGTTCGCGACAATAACAACATCGGAATTGATCTGATCGGATATGAAGGAACGGCCGCTCAAAACGATTTTGTGCGAAACGGTATCGTAGAAAACAACACGGTTTACGATAACTCCACTTACGGAAATCCTGCCTATGGTGATGACTATTCTGCGGGCGGAATATATGTTGACGGAGGACAAAGCATTGACATTAAGGAAAATACGGTCTACGGCAACGATATCGGAATTGAAGCAACGTCTGAACATAAAGGGAAATATGCTGATGATATTCAAATAACCGACAACAAAGTGTATGAGAATGCGTATACGGGCATTTCTATCGGCGGATACGACCAAAAGCGGGGAGGCACCAGCCATTCTGTCATTGCACACAATATTATTTACCGCAATGATACAAAGGGGCTGGATGGCGGACAGCTTTTGCTCCAGTATGATACAAAAAACAATACAATCGAAAAAAACATCATAACAGCAAGCGATTCGCGAATATTTATCGCAAACGATTTTACGAAAAATGAAGGAAATAAAGTGAATCATAACGTGTACCACAAGGAATCCGGCAAAGACGGACTATGGATTTGGAAACAGAATGAATACGACTCGTTTTCGCCGTATCAAAACGCAACAAATCAAGATCAAGACTCGATTTATGCCGATCCGATGTATCGCGACGAGTCATCTCATGACTTTACATTAGATCCTGATTCACCGGCTTGGTCTGTGATTGAGTAA
- the brnQ gene encoding branched-chain amino acid transport system II carrier protein: MAKKIPFSFILIIGLMLFALFFGAGNLIFPPMLGQMAGENVWTANAGFLVTGVGLPLLAITAFVFSGKNDLQSLASRVHPLFGIVFTTVLYLAIGPFFAIPRSGNVSFEIGVKPFLSNDAGPVALIIFTVLFFTVACLLSLNPTKIIDVIGKFLTPIKLTFIGLLVVTAIIHPIGSFQAPSEGYASHVFFKGFKEGYFTLDALVAFVFGIIIVNAMKEKGAASKKQLIIVCAKSTAIAAALLALIYSALSYMGASSVEKLGLLENGAEVLAKVSSYYFGPYGSVFLGLMITVACLTTSVGLITACSSFFHGLFPNISYKKIAVILSMFSTLVANIGLTQLINVSMPVLTTLYPIAISLIFLTFLHPLFKGKREVYQGSLILTFIISLFDGLNAAGLKIAAINQFFNQFLPMYDIGLGWVLPAILGGIGGYLIHRLRKC, from the coding sequence ATGGCAAAAAAAATTCCTTTTTCATTTATCCTAATCATAGGATTAATGCTATTCGCATTATTTTTCGGTGCAGGAAATCTCATTTTCCCGCCTATGCTGGGTCAGATGGCCGGAGAGAATGTATGGACAGCCAATGCAGGATTCTTGGTGACCGGAGTCGGATTGCCATTGCTCGCCATTACGGCATTCGTTTTTTCAGGAAAAAATGATTTGCAGTCTCTGGCCAGTCGTGTGCATCCGTTGTTCGGCATTGTATTTACAACGGTTCTCTATTTAGCAATCGGCCCTTTTTTTGCGATTCCCAGATCCGGCAATGTGTCGTTTGAAATAGGGGTTAAACCTTTTTTATCAAATGATGCGGGCCCTGTTGCCTTAATCATATTTACCGTATTATTTTTCACTGTGGCATGCTTGCTGTCCCTGAATCCAACTAAAATTATCGATGTAATCGGAAAATTTCTAACTCCTATTAAATTAACATTTATCGGATTGCTCGTTGTTACGGCTATTATTCATCCAATCGGAAGCTTTCAAGCTCCGTCTGAAGGATATGCATCACACGTATTTTTTAAAGGATTCAAAGAAGGTTACTTTACTCTTGATGCCCTTGTCGCTTTTGTATTTGGAATCATCATTGTGAACGCCATGAAAGAGAAGGGAGCGGCCTCCAAAAAACAGCTCATAATCGTTTGTGCAAAATCGACGGCGATTGCAGCGGCGCTCTTGGCTCTGATCTATTCAGCGCTTTCATATATGGGGGCTTCCAGCGTTGAAAAACTGGGTCTTTTAGAAAATGGAGCCGAGGTTTTGGCAAAGGTTTCATCCTATTATTTCGGACCATATGGTTCCGTTTTTTTGGGCTTAATGATAACTGTAGCATGTCTGACAACAAGTGTGGGACTCATCACAGCATGCTCTTCGTTTTTCCACGGCTTGTTTCCAAACATCTCCTATAAAAAAATTGCTGTCATTCTGTCAATGTTCAGCACCCTTGTAGCAAATATAGGATTAACACAGCTGATTAACGTTTCAATGCCGGTTTTAACAACTTTGTATCCCATTGCGATTTCTTTAATATTCTTAACATTTTTACATCCTTTATTTAAAGGGAAGAGGGAAGTGTATCAAGGCAGTCTGATATTGACCTTTATCATCAGCCTGTTTGACGGCCTGAATGCTGCCGGACTCAAAATTGCAGCTATTAATCAATTTTTCAATCAGTTTCTCCCGATGTATGACATCGGATTAGGATGGGTGCTTCCGGCGATTTTAGGAGGAATAGGCGGCTATCTCATTCATAGACTCCGGAAGTGCTGA
- a CDS encoding NAD(P)-dependent alcohol dehydrogenase yields the protein MCNLHKTISTRVLSAPRAKAKFEQTTIERRELQPNDVLIDIKYSGICHSDIHSAYDEWGGGIFPMVPGHEIAGIVKAVGTSVKKFAVGDRVGVGCFVDSCGECEYCQSGEEQFCTKGVIQTYNCLDYDGNPTYGGYSQYIVVKEDFVVRIPDSLNLDVASPLLCAGITTYSPLKHWNAGPGKKVAVVGMGGLGHVAIQFAHAMGAEVTVLSRSLNKQEEALRFGADHYFATGDPAVFTELAGRFDLILNTVSANLDVDAYLSLLRADGTLVNVGAPAERDQYSVFSLIMGRRSIAGSLVGGIRETQEMLDFAAEHGLAPQIEVIGADQVDEAYERVLKSDVRYRFVIDVSTL from the coding sequence ATGTGTAATCTGCATAAAACCATCTCAACCCGTGTACTGAGTGCTCCGAGAGCCAAGGCGAAATTTGAACAGACCACAATTGAAAGAAGGGAATTACAACCGAATGACGTTTTAATCGATATTAAGTACAGCGGCATTTGCCATTCGGATATCCATAGCGCGTACGATGAATGGGGAGGCGGAATCTTCCCAATGGTTCCGGGACATGAAATCGCCGGCATCGTCAAAGCAGTTGGGACAAGTGTTAAAAAATTTGCTGTCGGCGACCGCGTGGGGGTCGGCTGCTTCGTTGACTCTTGCGGCGAATGTGAATACTGCCAGAGCGGAGAGGAGCAATTTTGTACGAAAGGCGTGATCCAAACGTATAACTGTTTAGACTACGATGGAAATCCGACATATGGCGGTTACAGCCAATACATCGTGGTTAAAGAAGATTTTGTTGTCCGCATTCCGGACAGCCTGAACTTGGATGTTGCAAGCCCGCTCTTGTGCGCAGGCATCACCACGTACTCTCCTTTGAAGCATTGGAACGCAGGCCCCGGCAAGAAAGTTGCCGTTGTGGGAATGGGGGGACTCGGCCACGTCGCCATCCAATTTGCGCATGCCATGGGGGCAGAAGTAACGGTCTTAAGCCGCTCTTTGAATAAACAGGAAGAAGCCTTGCGTTTTGGCGCAGATCATTACTTTGCAACTGGCGACCCTGCAGTATTCACTGAGCTGGCCGGACGCTTTGATCTTATTTTAAACACGGTGTCCGCCAATCTGGACGTTGATGCATACTTATCGCTTCTTCGCGCCGATGGAACACTTGTTAACGTCGGCGCGCCGGCAGAACGGGATCAGTACAGTGTGTTTTCCTTAATCATGGGCCGCCGCAGCATTGCAGGTTCGCTTGTCGGCGGCATTCGGGAGACACAAGAGATGCTTGATTTCGCTGCTGAACACGGCTTGGCTCCGCAAATTGAGGTCATCGGAGCTGACCAAGTAGATGAAGCATATGAGCGCGTCCTCAAAAGCGATGTGCGTTATCGATTCGTGATTGATGTCTCTACTTTGTAA
- a CDS encoding MerR family transcriptional regulator: protein MGYSIKEVAEKVGLPTHTLRYYEKEGLLPFIKRDANGNRIFEEKDLSWLELVICLRKTDIALSELREIVNLTKEGDWTISKRKQILEKHKEKMLEKQRVLERAFLKIDEKIMYYDGLEKKNQAMSLKADEK, encoded by the coding sequence ATGGGGTATTCTATAAAAGAAGTTGCTGAAAAAGTAGGTTTGCCTACACATACACTCCGATATTATGAAAAAGAAGGTCTTCTGCCTTTTATTAAAAGAGACGCAAATGGAAACCGCATTTTTGAAGAAAAAGACTTGTCATGGTTGGAGCTTGTGATATGCTTGCGGAAAACTGACATTGCGCTTTCGGAATTACGGGAAATCGTCAATTTAACAAAAGAAGGAGATTGGACCATCTCGAAGCGCAAACAAATACTTGAAAAACATAAAGAAAAAATGCTTGAAAAGCAAAGAGTCCTGGAACGCGCCTTTTTAAAAATCGATGAGAAAATCATGTACTATGATGGATTAGAAAAAAAGAATCAGGCAATGTCCTTGAAAGCGGATGAAAAGTAA
- a CDS encoding HPr family phosphocarrier protein, which yields MVLVTKSTVRLPRGLQARHTTLFVRKAISFKSEIVLAKNGQTANGKDLMEILQLGVQEGDEITLMVYGTDEQAAKETLEKFLLNVVP from the coding sequence ATGGTGTTAGTAACAAAATCAACAGTTCGGCTCCCCCGGGGGCTTCAGGCCAGGCATACGACCCTATTTGTCCGCAAAGCGATTTCATTCAAAAGTGAAATCGTACTCGCTAAAAACGGGCAGACAGCAAACGGGAAAGATCTGATGGAAATCCTTCAATTAGGAGTGCAAGAAGGGGATGAGATCACGTTAATGGTCTATGGTACGGATGAGCAAGCCGCAAAGGAGACTTTGGAAAAATTTCTTTTGAATGTAGTGCCATAA
- a CDS encoding MBL fold metallo-hydrolase: MMFLFIFIIILAAAVLLFINLHPVFGGNPSKEQKKLYQSFDNYADGKFLNQTQEKMDMGGISGVFSMMRDAVSGGKERNPSDQIPVSEIDWNIVKSNEDSLTWFGHSAFLLSIDRKKILVDPMLGPIASPVSFIGSRRYSEDILHTVNDMPPIDAVLITHDHYDHLDYPSILKLKEKAGHFFVPYGISAHLIRWGIEKEKITELNWWDETEFQGLTIALTPSKHFSGRGLLNRNTTLWGGWVILGKHTRFYTSGDGGYDEHFKEIGKKYGPFDITLMEGGQYDRRWSGIHMTPEQSVQAHKDVKGKNMMLIHWGAFTLAYHGWKEPIERALNSQYSLPETFWWDI; encoded by the coding sequence ATGATGTTTTTATTCATTTTTATCATCATCTTAGCTGCGGCTGTTTTATTGTTCATCAATTTACATCCTGTGTTTGGAGGAAATCCAAGCAAGGAACAAAAAAAGCTGTATCAAAGCTTTGACAATTATGCCGATGGCAAATTTCTTAATCAAACACAAGAAAAGATGGATATGGGCGGAATATCCGGAGTTTTCTCAATGATGAGAGACGCTGTTTCCGGCGGCAAGGAGCGCAATCCTTCCGATCAAATCCCTGTTTCTGAGATTGATTGGAACATCGTTAAAAGTAACGAAGACAGCTTAACATGGTTTGGACATTCCGCTTTTTTACTGAGCATCGACCGCAAAAAAATACTCGTAGACCCTATGCTGGGTCCAATTGCTTCACCCGTATCATTCATCGGAAGCAGACGCTACAGCGAAGACATCCTGCATACGGTCAATGATATGCCGCCGATTGACGCCGTCTTGATTACACATGACCATTATGATCACTTAGATTATCCATCCATCTTAAAGCTGAAGGAAAAGGCCGGTCATTTCTTCGTTCCTTACGGAATCAGCGCACACTTGATCCGGTGGGGAATTGAGAAAGAAAAAATCACCGAACTCAATTGGTGGGATGAAACGGAGTTTCAAGGTTTGACAATAGCCCTGACACCGTCCAAACACTTTTCAGGCAGAGGATTATTGAATCGAAACACGACCCTGTGGGGCGGCTGGGTCATCCTCGGAAAACATACGCGTTTTTATACGAGCGGTGACGGGGGATATGATGAACACTTTAAGGAAATCGGCAAAAAATACGGCCCTTTCGATATCACATTAATGGAAGGCGGCCAATATGACAGACGCTGGTCCGGGATTCATATGACACCCGAACAATCTGTACAAGCCCATAAAGATGTAAAAGGAAAGAACATGATGTTGATTCATTGGGGAGCCTTTACCCTCGCATACCACGGCTGGAAAGAGCCGATTGAACGCGCATTGAACAGCCAATACTCGCTTCCCGAAACCTTTTGGTGGGATATATAA
- a CDS encoding enoyl-CoA hydratase/isomerase family protein — protein MSDDVLFSVNQNGAAAIVLNRPKALNSLTYDMVRLIGEKLNEWETDQNVSIVVIKGAGPKGLCAGGDIKALYEARSSKQALQDAERFFETEYEVDMAVHRFSKPIIACLDGIVMGGGVGLTYGASHRIVTERTKWAMPEMNIGFFPDVGAAYFLNKAPGRLGRYLGLTASVIHAADVLYINGADAYMESGALERLLQAVEQTDWRLASVEEKLDQLIRESKTEPSQESTLARDQQAIDRHFKYDKLEEILQSLESEGSTFSSNVKKTMLSKSPFSLKITLKQLADGRQKTLEECFATDLVLAKNFLKHNDFFEGVRSVLIDRDQSPNYKYRNVSDVTDEAVDRFFQPSESVRF, from the coding sequence ATGTCCGATGACGTGCTGTTTTCCGTCAATCAAAACGGCGCCGCAGCGATTGTTCTGAATCGCCCGAAAGCGCTCAACTCACTCACATACGACATGGTCCGTCTGATTGGTGAAAAGTTAAACGAGTGGGAGACAGATCAAAACGTTTCTATCGTGGTCATCAAAGGTGCAGGACCAAAAGGACTATGTGCCGGAGGGGATATTAAGGCACTCTATGAAGCTCGTTCGTCAAAACAGGCCCTGCAAGATGCCGAGCGCTTTTTTGAAACAGAGTACGAAGTCGATATGGCAGTCCATCGATTTTCGAAACCGATCATCGCCTGCTTGGACGGGATCGTCATGGGGGGAGGCGTCGGCCTGACGTACGGGGCCAGCCACCGGATCGTCACGGAGAGGACAAAATGGGCGATGCCCGAAATGAATATCGGCTTCTTTCCGGATGTCGGGGCAGCCTATTTTTTAAACAAAGCCCCGGGCCGCTTAGGGCGGTATCTTGGATTAACGGCGTCTGTCATCCATGCAGCCGACGTGCTGTATATCAATGGGGCAGACGCCTACATGGAGAGCGGCGCTTTAGAACGATTGCTTCAAGCAGTGGAACAAACCGATTGGCGCCTTGCAAGCGTTGAAGAAAAGCTCGATCAGCTGATCCGCGAATCGAAAACGGAGCCCTCCCAGGAGAGCACGCTCGCCCGTGATCAGCAAGCGATTGACCGTCATTTTAAGTATGATAAGCTGGAAGAGATCCTTCAATCGCTCGAAAGCGAGGGAAGCACCTTTAGCTCGAATGTGAAAAAAACAATGCTTTCCAAATCGCCATTTTCATTAAAAATCACATTGAAACAGCTGGCGGACGGACGTCAAAAAACACTGGAAGAATGCTTTGCCACGGATCTGGTGCTGGCAAAGAACTTTTTGAAGCACAATGATTTCTTCGAAGGCGTCAGGTCCGTCCTGATCGACCGTGATCAATCACCGAACTACAAGTACCGGAACGTTTCAGATGTAACCGATGAAGCGGTGGACCGGTTTTTCCAACCCTCTGAATCTGTCCGGTTTTAA